The Pseudanabaena galeata CCNP1313 genome includes a region encoding these proteins:
- the tnpB gene encoding IS200/IS605 family element RNA-guided endonuclease TnpB, which yields MYKAYKYRIYPTSEQETLLAKSFGCARWFWNYALNLCQETYKNTVKGLTRGYIQGLLPALKKEYEWLTEPYSQCLQVVALNLSTAYKNFFDKRAMLPKFKSKHGKQSISYPQNVKFDGDKISLPKIGLVHCQRHRGFDGTIKTVTVSRNPDGKHFVSVLVDDGKGNPELMPVDKAIGIDVGLTHFAITSDGSKFDNPRFFIKHQRNLKRKQQKLSKKKKGSQNRKKARLAVAKVHSKIARCREDFLHKLSRKIVNENQVIAVENLNIKGMVKNHNLAKAISDVGWGMFCTMLKYKAESEGRQYIEIDRWFPSSKTCHVCLNRVDNLTLDVRAWTCKHCGTHHDRDVNAAINIRNEALRILRLGSVRVISLGTSESACGGDVSRSGKTSVLLDAIPVESGSQLCTA from the coding sequence ATGTATAAGGCGTACAAGTACAGAATCTATCCCACAAGTGAGCAAGAAACCTTGCTTGCAAAGTCTTTTGGCTGTGCGAGATGGTTCTGGAACTATGCCTTAAACCTATGCCAAGAAACCTATAAAAATACTGTCAAGGGGTTAACTAGAGGGTATATACAAGGCTTACTCCCTGCACTCAAGAAGGAATACGAATGGTTAACCGAGCCGTATTCTCAATGCTTGCAAGTAGTCGCATTGAATCTATCCACTGCCTACAAAAATTTCTTTGACAAACGGGCAATGCTGCCTAAATTCAAGTCAAAGCATGGTAAGCAGTCAATTAGTTATCCCCAAAACGTCAAGTTTGACGGTGACAAGATTAGTTTACCTAAGATTGGATTAGTCCACTGTCAGCGCCATCGTGGCTTTGATGGAACTATTAAAACTGTCACTGTTTCTCGCAATCCCGATGGTAAACATTTTGTTTCCGTCTTGGTTGACGATGGCAAAGGTAATCCTGAATTAATGCCAGTGGATAAAGCTATTGGTATTGATGTGGGATTAACCCATTTTGCGATTACCAGTGACGGCTCTAAATTTGATAATCCTAGATTTTTTATCAAACATCAACGCAACTTAAAGCGTAAACAGCAAAAGCTATCCAAGAAAAAGAAGGGTAGCCAAAACCGTAAAAAAGCAAGATTGGCTGTGGCAAAAGTTCACTCCAAAATTGCCAGATGTCGCGAAGATTTTCTGCACAAGCTGTCCCGCAAGATAGTAAACGAAAACCAAGTTATTGCAGTAGAAAATCTCAATATCAAGGGCATGGTCAAAAATCATAATCTAGCCAAAGCGATTAGCGATGTTGGCTGGGGTATGTTCTGCACAATGCTCAAATACAAGGCTGAAAGTGAAGGAAGGCAATATATCGAGATTGATCGATGGTTCCCTAGCTCTAAAACTTGCCATGTATGCCTAAATCGAGTTGATAACCTCACTCTTGATGTTAGGGCATGGACTTGTAAGCATTGTGGTACTCACCATGACCGTGATGTAAATGCAGCGATAAACATTAGAAATGAAGCCTTGCGGATACTTCGACTCGGCTCAGTACGAGTTATCTCGTTAGGAACTAGCGAGTCTGCCTGTGGAGGAGATGTAAGTCGATCTGGTAAAACTTCGGTTTTGTTGGACGCTATCCCCGTTGAATCAGGAAGCCAGCTCTGTACCGCCTAA
- a CDS encoding tetratricopeptide repeat protein: protein MVTRIFLCNEQTEPEIRDFIREAIADISEGEQYIVTWNCGNIQTLKAGDRAYFKRIGSANQGYFASGTVVPADREYQLKLRSARYRELSEAYDIDSQANNFRVWVAWDACVNFDEPLRTDYLRQLPHFQGMPLEPQSDAGVFREEYVRMLDREWERQTQKAFRAGKGISLIDVYYRWGLEDIQQGFPQDALESFRQALKLNPNFIKAYLGLGDAHVSLREYAKAVGDYGKAISMRPDKARLAYYKRGEINFLLGQFQQAMADFQAAIAIDPNYADAHFSLGNTYFKLKSYEQAIAAYSKTLEISPERDLAVFRRGRSHYILKEFPEAVRDFSHAIELQPSNVDAYYYRGLAYSQPDTADETLAGDDFRKAIVLYQTQGKPEKAKKAKELLETLAIDSLPKARPRSSYAIGAAETDTNAVDDNPPEIIAEGPLAMSTSTDSSDDHDEETSRLIMATEPISNEVAISNAEAAISNLTEAIEKIVEVEKIVEKVVEVEKIVEVEKIVEVEKIVEVEKFVEVEKVVDRVVEKFVDRVVEKVVEKPIPFSIEDPSTAEKLAMISVMAQYMREGWMVRSVDKSQVGYDLECTKDDLSEAVVIKSFTSDRESFAISAIEIENARSNKDFVLWVVSGAAESPELRCLRGRELFEQFDLDPLAFAAKVRQAAVQLEFAPVALEMPQFE from the coding sequence ATGGTCACAAGAATTTTTCTGTGTAACGAACAGACTGAGCCAGAGATTCGCGATTTCATTCGTGAAGCGATCGCCGATATCTCCGAGGGGGAGCAGTATATCGTTACGTGGAACTGCGGCAATATTCAAACGCTCAAGGCGGGCGATCGCGCTTACTTTAAGCGGATTGGTAGTGCCAATCAGGGCTATTTTGCTTCGGGGACAGTGGTTCCTGCGGATCGTGAATATCAACTCAAACTGCGATCGGCTCGTTATCGGGAACTGAGTGAAGCCTACGATATTGACTCACAAGCTAATAATTTTCGGGTATGGGTGGCTTGGGATGCCTGTGTCAACTTTGATGAGCCACTCAGGACAGATTATTTGCGCCAACTGCCACATTTTCAAGGAATGCCCCTTGAGCCACAGAGTGATGCGGGTGTATTTCGTGAAGAATATGTGCGAATGCTCGATCGCGAGTGGGAACGTCAAACCCAAAAGGCTTTTCGGGCAGGCAAGGGCATTAGTCTGATTGATGTTTACTACCGTTGGGGATTAGAGGATATTCAACAAGGTTTCCCTCAAGATGCGTTGGAGTCATTTCGGCAAGCGCTGAAACTCAACCCTAATTTTATCAAGGCATATTTGGGGCTAGGCGATGCCCATGTAAGTTTGCGGGAATATGCCAAAGCGGTGGGAGATTATGGCAAGGCTATTTCCATGCGTCCCGATAAGGCGAGGCTGGCCTATTACAAGCGTGGCGAAATTAATTTCTTGTTAGGACAGTTTCAGCAAGCGATGGCGGATTTTCAGGCAGCGATCGCCATTGATCCAAATTATGCCGATGCTCATTTTTCTCTAGGCAATACCTATTTCAAGCTTAAGAGCTACGAACAGGCGATCGCTGCCTATAGTAAAACCCTTGAGATCAGCCCTGAGCGAGATTTGGCAGTATTCCGACGAGGACGCTCCCATTATATTCTTAAGGAATTTCCTGAAGCAGTTCGGGACTTTAGCCATGCGATCGAGTTACAGCCAAGCAACGTCGATGCCTATTACTATCGCGGCTTAGCTTATTCTCAGCCTGACACTGCCGATGAAACCCTTGCAGGCGATGATTTCCGCAAAGCGATCGTTCTCTATCAAACTCAGGGTAAACCTGAAAAGGCAAAAAAAGCGAAAGAGTTGTTGGAAACCCTTGCAATTGATTCTCTGCCTAAGGCTAGACCAAGAAGCAGCTATGCGATCGGCGCTGCTGAAACTGACACCAATGCTGTTGACGATAATCCGCCCGAAATTATTGCTGAAGGGCCGCTAGCTATGTCTACGAGTACCGATAGTAGTGACGATCATGATGAAGAGACTAGCAGACTCATTATGGCGACGGAACCAATTTCTAATGAAGTCGCTATCTCTAACGCAGAAGCTGCCATATCTAATTTGACTGAAGCGATCGAAAAGATTGTTGAGGTCGAGAAGATTGTGGAAAAGGTAGTGGAAGTGGAAAAGATTGTTGAGGTTGAGAAGATTGTAGAAGTCGAAAAAATAGTTGAGGTTGAGAAATTCGTTGAAGTCGAGAAGGTCGTTGATCGCGTAGTTGAAAAGTTTGTTGATCGTGTCGTTGAGAAAGTTGTTGAAAAACCAATTCCTTTCTCCATCGAAGATCCTAGCACTGCCGAAAAACTGGCGATGATTTCGGTGATGGCGCAGTATATGCGTGAAGGCTGGATGGTGCGATCGGTAGATAAATCCCAAGTTGGATACGATCTTGAATGTACCAAAGATGATCTGAGTGAAGCAGTAGTAATTAAGAGCTTTACCAGCGATCGCGAGTCCTTTGCAATTTCGGCGATCGAGATTGAAAATGCCCGTAGCAACAAGGATTTTGTATTGTGGGTAGTCAGTGGTGCTGCCGAAAGTCCTGAATTACGCTGTCTGCGCGGACGGGAACTATTCGAGCAATTCGACCTCGATCCTCTCGCCTTTGCTGCTAAAGTCCGCCAAGCCGCAGTTCAACTAGAGTTTGCCCCAGTTGCCCTAGAAATGCCACAATTTGAGTAG